A genomic region of Notamacropus eugenii isolate mMacEug1 chromosome 3, mMacEug1.pri_v2, whole genome shotgun sequence contains the following coding sequences:
- the LOC140497201 gene encoding small integral membrane protein 10-like protein 3 isoform X8 — translation MAAALSALALRLSRSAAARSYGVFCKGLTRTLLIFFDLAWRLRINFPYLYIVASMMLNVRLQMIPSEQPVKVHIEIH, via the exons ATGGCGGCGGCCCTGTCCGCCCTTGCTCTCCGGCTCTCCCGATCAGCCGCCGCCCGCTCCTATGGAGTCTTCTGCAAGGGGCTGACCCGCACCCTGCTCATCTTCTTCGATCTGGCCTGGCGGCTTCGCATCAACTTTCCCTACCTCTACATCGTGGCCTCCATGATGCTCAATGTCCGGCTGCAG atGATCCCATCTGAGCAACCTGTTAAG
- the LOC140497201 gene encoding small integral membrane protein 10-like protein 3 isoform X7, which yields MAAALSALALRLSRSAAARSYGVFCKGLTRTLLIFFDLAWRLRINFPYLYIVASMMLNVRLQVHIEIH from the coding sequence ATGGCGGCGGCCCTGTCCGCCCTTGCTCTCCGGCTCTCCCGATCAGCCGCCGCCCGCTCCTATGGAGTCTTCTGCAAGGGGCTGACCCGCACCCTGCTCATCTTCTTCGATCTGGCCTGGCGGCTTCGCATCAACTTTCCCTACCTCTACATCGTGGCCTCCATGATGCTCAATGTCCGGCTGCAG